From the Microplitis mediator isolate UGA2020A chromosome 6, iyMicMedi2.1, whole genome shotgun sequence genome, one window contains:
- the LOC130670179 gene encoding spectrin beta chain isoform X2 translates to MTTDISVVRSGWDPTLQQEIVDEYEYDGGNSSSRLFERSRIKALAGERESVQKKTFQKWVNSHLVRCSSRIGDLYVDLRDGKMLIKLLEILSGERLPRPTKGKMRIHCLENVDKALQFLREQRVHLENMGSHDIVDGNPRLTLGLIWTIILRFQIQDITIEETDNQETKSAKDALLLWCQMKTAGYHNVNVRNFTTSWRDGLAFNAIIHKHRPDLIHFDKLSKSNAIYNLNNAFNVAEDKLGLTKLLDAEDIFVDHPDEKSIITYVVTYYHYFSKMKQETVHGKRIGKVVGIAMENDRMIHEYESMTSDLLRWIESTIEALGDRRFANSLVGVQSQLSQFSNYRTIEKPPKFVEKGNLEVLLFTLQSKMRANNQKPYTPKEGKMISDINKAWERLEKAEHERELALREELIRQEKLEQLAARFNRKASMRETWLSENQRLVSQDNFGFDLAAVEAAAKKHEAIETDIFAYEERVQAVMAVSQELEAENYHDILKINERKVNVLRLWNYLLELLRARRMRLELSLQLQQNFQEMLYILDSMEELKQRLLTDDYGKHLMGVEDLLQKHSLVEADINVLGERVKAVVQQSQRFLEQDEGYRPCDPAIIVERVQQLEDAYSELVRLAVERRARLEESRKLWQFYWDMADEENWIKEKEQIVSTGDIGHDLTTINLLLSKHKALENEIQSHEPQLMSVAAVGDELVRQQHFGSDRIQERLQEILAMWNHLLDLSAFRRKRLEEAVDYHQLFADADDIDIWMLDTLRLVSSEDVGRDEANVQSLLKKHKDVTDELKNYATTIEQLHQQAALLGEQDAKSPEVLERLASIDSRYKELLELAKLRKQRLLDALSLYKLFSESDGVEQWIGEKNRMLDTMVPAKDIEDVEIMKHRYDGFEKEMNANASRVAVVNQLARQLLHVEHPNSEEIVVRQNELNQKWAELRDKAENKRESLNSAHGVQTFHIECRETVSWIEDKKRILQQTDSLEMDLTGVMTLQRRLSGMERDLAAIQAKLDALEKEAQLIEKDHPEEAELIRERITQIQSIWEQLTQMLKERDAKLEEAGDLHRFLRDLDHFQTWLTKTQTDVASEDTPTSLTDAEKLLTQHQNIKEEIDNYMDDYTKMMEYGERLTSEAGDGDTQYMFLRERLNALKMGWEELHQMWVNRQNLLSNSLNLQLFDQNARQAEVLLSQQEHVLAKDETPSNFEQAENMIKRHEAFMTTMDANDEKINSVVQFATRLVDEGHFASDKVKKKAENISERRSANREKANQLMEKLKDQLQLQMFLQDCEELGEWVQEKHITAQDETYRSAKTVHSKWMRHEAFMAEIASNKDRLEQLQRAANDLIQQKPELENIINPKVSELADQFEELETTTQEKGKRLFDANREVLIHQTCDDIDSWMNELEKQIESTDTGSDLASVNILMQKQQMIETQMAVKARQVTELDKQAEHLQTTVPDETMEEIKCKKEKVAQRFEQLKAPLIDRQRQLEKKKEAFQFRRDIEDEKLWIAEKMPQATSNEYGNSLFNVHMLKKKNQSLRTEIENHEPRINAVCANGQKLIDEGHEATSEFQRLISELHEKWRELKEAINDRNNHLLQNEKAQQYFFDSTEAESWMSEQELYMMVEDRGKDEISAQNLMKKHESLENAVEDYAETIRQLGETARQLINDQHPLADQIAVKQSQVDKLYAGLKDLAGERRAKLDEALQLFMLNREVDDLEQWIAERELVAGSQELGQDYDHVTLLWERFKEFARDTEAIGSERVAAVNEIADSLIATGHSDAATIAEWKDGLNEVWQDLLELIETRTQMLAASRELHKFFHDCKDVLGRILEKQNAMSDELGRDAGSVSALQRKHANFIQDLSTLQNQVTQIQEESAKLQASYAGDKASEITNREAEVVAAWNNLQALCEGRKAKLEDTGDLFRFFNMVRTLMIWMDDVVRQMNTSEKPRDVSGVELLMNNHQSLKAEIDTREDNLLACINLGKDLLARNHYASVQIKEKLSALTDHRNALLHRWEERWENLQLILEVYQFARDAAVAEAWLIAQEPYLMSQELGHTIDEVENLIKKHEAFEKSAAAQEERFSALERLTTFELKELKRREQEREEEERRKKEEAAAAEAARLAKTTPVTSPDEPTSERVEADGVTSGERGDDDHVAPRKASSTRTPQSQEKPKEVHVQRPQRFSSGDVTRPITPTTSKSRASVPSTPTSGTGSEPGTLRRKERSRSKSPFRSFRWKKTPKSPSLDRSGVSDDEHSFHEQRSPSDDEFEGTLVRKHEWESTTKKATNRSWDKVYMVVRGQNLVAYKDQKSCKAAPDQLYKGEAPFDLRGATIAVASDYTKKKHVFRVKSQGGADFLFQAKDDAEMNEWVTVLNQAAQGAAGASTSRAHTLPAPTQAETKRRSFFTLKKN, encoded by the exons ATGACGACCGACATCTCAGTGGTGCGTTCGGGATGGGACCCAACGCTTCAGCAAGAGATTGTCGACGAGTACGAATACGACGGAGGAAACTCAAGCTCGAGATTATTCGAACGATCGCGAATCAAGGCCTTGGCtg gtgaaCGTGAATCGGTACAAAAGAAAACCTTTCAAAAATGGGTGAACTCACATTTAGTCCGTTGCTCGAGTCGAATAGGCGATCTGTATGTAGATCTTCGAGATGgaaaaatgttgataaaatTACTAGAAATATTGTCAGGTGAACGATTACCCCGACCGACAAAAGGTAAAATGCGAATCCATTGTTTGGAGAATGTCGACAAAGCGTTGCAATTTTTACGTGAACAACGTGTTCACTTGGAAAATATGGGATCACATGATATCGTTGACGGGAATCCACGTCTTACTCTTGGTCTTATATGGACAATTATATTGCGGTTTCAAATTCAGGATATTACTATTGAAGAAACTGATAATCAAGAAACGAAATCAGCTAAAGATGCATTATTATTGTGGTGTCAAATGAAAACAGCTGGTTACCACAATGTCAATGTCAGAAATTTCACTACATCCTGGCGAGATGGGCTGGCATTTAACGCTATCATTCATAAGCATCGTCCTGATCTAATCCACTTTGACAAATTGTCTAAATCGAACGCTATTTATAATCTTAACAATGCTTTCAATGTTGCTGAAGACAAGTTAGGTCTTACAAAACTTCTTGATGCTGAAGATATATTTGTTGATCACCCAGATGAAAAGTCAATAATAACTTATGTTGTAACATATTATCATTACTTCTCAAAAATGAAGCAAGAGACAGTACATGGAAAGAGAATCGGTAAAGTTGTAGGCATTGCAATGGAGAACGATCGTATGATTCACGAATATGAAAGCATGACAAGTGATCTTTTACGCTGGATTGAGAGTACAATTGAAGCTTTGGGTGATCGTCGTTTCGCTAATTCACTTGTTGGCGTTCAGTCTCAATTATCGCAATTTTCAAACTACCGGACCATTGAGAAACCaccgaaatttgttgaaaaaggTAATCTTGAAGTGTTGCTATTTACTCTTCAGTCTAAAATGCGGGCTAACAATCAAAAGCCATACACACCGAAAGAGGGTAAAATGATTTCGGACATTAATAAGGCATGGGAACGCCTGGAGAAAGCTGAGCATGAACGTGAGCTTGCTCTCAGAGAAGAATTGATTCGTCAAGAAAAATTGGAACAACTTGCCGCGAGATTTAACAGAAAAGCGAGTATGAGAGAGACATGGCTGTCTGAAAACCAGAGATTAGTTTCTCAGGATAACTTTGGTTTCGATCTTGCTGCTGTTGAAGCAGCTGCTAAGAAACACGAAGCCATTGAAACTGATATTTTTGCTTACGAAGAACGAGTACAAGCTGTCATGGCTGTTTCGCAAGAGCTTGAAGCCGAAAACTATCATGATATTCTTAAGATAAACGAACGCAAGGTCAATGTATTGCGTTtatggaattatttattagaattattacGCGCTAGGCGTATGAGACTCGAGCTGTCACTTCAGCTTCAGCAAAACTTCCAGGAGATGCTTTACATTCTTGATAGCATGGAAGAACTTAAGCAGCGTCTTTTGACCGATGACTATGGAAAACACTTGATGGGAGTAGAAGATCTTTTGCAGAAACACTCGTTAGTTGAAGCGGATATTAATGTTCTTGGTGAACGGGTGAAGGCTGTGGTACAGCAAAGTCAAAGATTTTTGGAGCAAGATGAAGGCTATCGTCCTTGCGATCCTGCTATTATTGTCGAACGTGTTCAGCAGCTTGAAGACGCTTACTCTGAGCTCGTGCGTTTGGCAGTTGAACGACGGGCCAGACTTGAAGAGTCACGGAAACTTTGGCAGTTCTACTGGGACATGGCCGATGAAGAAAACTGGATCAAGGAGAAAGAACAAATCGTCTCTACTGGTGACATTGGACATGATCTTACGACTATCAATCTTCTTTTATCTAAACACAAGGCACTGGAGAATGAAATCCAATCTCACGAGCCTCAGCTTATGTCTGTAGCTGCCGTAGGTGATGAGCTGGTTCGCCAACAACACTTTGGTTCCGATAGAATTCAAGAAAGACTTCAAGAAATTTTGGCAATGTGGAATCATCTGTTAGATTTGTCAGCATTTAGACGTAAACGTCTTGAAGAAGCTGTTGATTACCATCAACTATTTGCTGATGCCGATGATATTGACATCTGGATGTTGGATACTCTTCGACTTGTGTCTTCAGAAGATGTTGGTAGAGACGAAGCAAATGTTCAATCATTACTAAAGAAACACAAAGATGTTACTGATGAGTTGAAGAATTATGCAACAACAATTGAACAATTACATCAACAGGCTGCTTTACTTGGTGAACAAGACGCTAAATCACCAGAAGTTCTCGAGCGACTTGCATCGATTGACTCTCGTTACAAGGAACTTTTGGAGCTTGCCAAGTTGAGGAAACAGAGACTTCTTGATGCTTTGTCGCTCTACAAACTCTTCAGCGAATCTGACGGTGTAGAGCAATGGATCGGAGAAAAGAACCGTATGTTAGATACAATGGTACCAGCTAAAGACATTGAAGATGTCGAGATTATGAAGCATCGTTACGATGGTTTCGAAAAGGAAATGAATGCAAATGCATCACGAGTAGCTGTTGTTAATCAATTAGCACGTCAACTTCTTCACGTCGAGCATCCTAATTCTGAAGAGATCGTTGTAAGACAGAATGAGCTCAATCAGAAGTGGGCGGAGCTTCGTGATAAGGCAGAAAACAAACGAGAATCATTGAACTCAGCTCATGGCGTACAGACCTTCCATATTGAATGCCGCGAGACTGTTTCATGGATTGAAGATAAAAAGAGGATTCTTCAGCAGACAGACAGCTTGGAAATGGATCTTACAGGTGTTATGACACTTCAACGAAGACTCAGTGGTATGGAGCGTGATCTCGCTGCTATTCAAGCTAAATTAGATGCCCTTGAAAAAGAAGCGCAGTTGATTGAAAAAGACCATCCTGAAGAAGCAGAACTTATTCGCGAAAGAATAACACAAATTCAATCTATTTGGGAGCAATTGACCCAGATGTTGAAAGAACGCGATGCGAAATTGGAAGAAGCTGGTGATCTGCACAGATTCTTACGTGATCTTGATCACTTCCAAACTTGGTTGACAAAGACACAAACTGATGTTGCCAGTGAGGATACTCCGACAAGTTTGACTGATGCTGAAAAATTACTTACGCAGCATCAAAATATCAAGGAAGAGATCGATAATTATATGGATGATTACACTAAGATGATGGAGTATGGCGAGCGATTAACCAGCGAAGCAGGAGATGGTGATACTCAGTACATGTTCCTTCGAGAGAGACTCAATGCTCTTAAGATGGGATGGGAAGAGTTGCATCAAATGTGGGTCAATCGACAGAATTTACTATCAAATTCATTGAACCTTCAGCTGTTCGATCAAAACGCAAGACAAGCCGAGGTTCTGTTGTCTCAGCAAGAACACGTTCTTGCTAAAGACGAGACTCCTTCGAATTTCGAGCAGGCagaaaatatgataaaacGTCACGAAGCTTTCATGACTACTATGGATGCAAACGACGAGAAGATAAATTCTGTTGTTCAATTTGCCACACGATTGGTTGACGAAGGCCACTTTGCTTCGGATAAAGTCAAAAAGAAGGCTGAGAATATTAGCGAACGTCGTAGCGCCAATCGTGAAAAAGCTAATCAGCTAATGGAGAAATTGAAAGATCAGTTACAGTTGCAAATGTTCTTGCAGGACTGCGAAGAACTTGGCGAGTGGGTACAAGAGAAACATATTACTGCCCAAGATGAGACTTACAGAAGTGCTAAAACCGTTCACAGCAAATGGATGCGTCACGAGGCATTCATGGCTGAAATAGCGAGTAATAAAGATCGGTTGGAACAACTTCAGCGTGCCGCAAATGACCTCATTCAACAGAAACCTGAACTTGAGAATATTATTAATCCAAAAGTTTCAGAACTCGCTGATCAATTTGAAGAACTTGAAACTACAACACAAGAGAAAGGTAAACGTTTGTTTGACGCCAATCGTGAAGTTCTTATTCATCAAACTTGTGATGATATCGACTCGTGGATGAACGAACTAGAGAAACAAATTGAAAGTACAGATACTGGATCGGATCTTGCTTCTGTAAACATTCTTATGCAGAAACAACAAATGATTGAAACACAAATGGCAGTTAAAGCACGACAAGTTACTGAGCTTGACAAACAGGCAGAACATCTTCAGACTACAGTTCCAGATGAAACGAtggaagaaataaaatgtaaaaaagaaaaagttgcTCAGCGATTTGAACAGCTCAAGGCACCTTTGATTGACCGTCAACGTCAGTTGGAGAAGAAAAAAGAAGCCTTCCAATTCCGTCGTGATATTGAGGATGAAAAACTATGGATTGCTGAAAAAATGCCACAAGCTACAAGTAACGAGTACGGTAATTCGCTCTTTAATGTTCATATGCTGAAGAAAAAGAATCAATCACTTCGTACAGAAATTGAGAATCATGAGCCGAGAATAAATGCTGTATGTGCCAATGGACAAAAACTTATTGACGAAGGTCACGAAGCAACTTCTGAATTCCAGAGACTTATTTCTGAGCTTCACGAAAAATGGCGTGAATTGAAGGAAGCAATTAACGACAGGAATAATCATCTTCTTCAAAATGAAAAAGCCCAACAGTATTTCTTCGATTCAACCGAAGCGGAGTCCTGGATGAGCGAACAGGAACTTTATATGATGGTCGAAGATCGCGGAAAAGACGAAATTTCAGCGCAAAATTTGATGAAGAAACACGAATCATTGGAAAATGCTGTTGAGGATTACGCTGAGACAATCCGTCAACTAGGAGAGACTGCCAGGCAGTTGATAAATGACCAACATCCTCTAGCAGATCAAATTGCAGTCAAACAATCGCAAGTCGACAAACTTTATGCTGGTCTTAAAGATCTTGCTGGTGAAAGACGTGCTAAATTAGACGAAGCACTCCAACTGTTTATGTTGAATCGCGAAGTTGATGACTTGGAACAGTGGATCGCGGAGAGAGAATTGGTTGCCGGTAGTCAAGAACTTGGACAGGATTACGATCATGTTACCCTGCTGTGGGAGAGATTCAAAGAGTTTGCTCGTGACACTGAAGCCATTGGATCTGAGCGCGTGGCCGCTGTAAATGAAATCGCAGATTCATTAATTGCAACTGGACATTCAGATGCCGCAACAATTGCGGAATGGAAAGACGGACTCAATGAAGTATGGCAAGATCTATTGGAGTTGATTGAAACTCGCACCCAGATGTTGGCAGCAAGTCGTGAATTACACAAGTTCTTCCATGACTGCAAAGACGTTCTCGGAAGGATTCTTGAGAAACAAAATGCCATGTCTGATGAACTTGGACGTGATGCTGGTTCAGTATCAGCACTTCAACGTAAACACGCAAACTTTATTCAAGATTTATCGACACTTCAGAATCAAGTGACGCAGATACAAGAGGAATCAGCAAAACTACAAGCCAGTTATGCTGGTGATAAAGCCAGTGAGATAACTAATCGTGAAGCTGAAGTTGTTGCTGCTTGGAATAATCTCCAAGCTCTTTGCGAAGGCAGGAAAGCTAAACTTGAAGACACAGGTGATCTATTTAGATTCTTCAATATGGTAAGGACTCTTATGATTTGGATGGATGATGTCGTAAGACAGATGAATACTTCGGAGAAACCACGAGATGTATCTGGAGTTGAATTATTGATGAACAACCACCAGAGTTTGAAAGCTGAAATAGACACCAGAGAAGACAACTTGTTGGCTTGCATAAATCTTGGAAAAGATTTACTTGCAAGAAATCACTACGCCAGTGtacaaataaaagaaaaattatcagcATTAACAGATCACAGAAATGCTTTATTACATCGGTGGGAAGAACGCTGGGAAAATTTACAACTTATTTTAGAAGTTTATCAGTTCGCAAGAGACGCTGCGGTTGCTGAAGCTTGGCTAATTGCCCAGGAACCTTATCTCATGAGTCAAGAGCTTGGA CACACGATTGATGAAgttgaaaatttgataaagAAACACGAAGCGTTTGAAAAATCAGCAGCTGCACAGGAAGAAAGGTTTAGTGCCTTGGAACGCTTGACTACg ttTGAGTTGAAAGAATTGAAGAGACGAGAACAAGAGAGAGAAGAAGAGGAGAGACGTAAGAAAGAAGAAGCTGCGGCTGCTGAAGCAGCACGATTAGCTAAAACAACACCTGTTACTAGTCCTGATGAACCAACAAGTGAacg ggTCGAAGCTGATGGTGTCACTAGTGGTGAGCGTGGCGATGACGATCatg TGGCACCGCGCAAGGCTTCTTCTACACGAACACCGCAATCCCAAGAAAAACCCAAGGAAG TGCATGTTCAGAGGCCTCAGCGATTCTCTTCTGGAGATGTGACACGACCTATTACTCCAACAACTTCCAAATCTCGTGCTTCTGTCCCATCAACACCAACAA GTGGAACTGGTTCCGAACCCGGTACACTGCGACGTAAGGAACGTAGTCGCAGCAAGTCACCGTTCAGAAGCTTCCGTTGGAAAAAAACTCCCAAGTCACCGAGTTTAGATCGTAGCGGTGTGAGTGATGACGAGCACAGCTTCCACG AGCAGAGAAGCCCGAGTGACGATGAATTCGAAGGGACACTTGTGCGTAAGCACGAGTGGGAAAGTACAACGAAAAAAGCAACAAATCGATCATGGGACAAAGTATATATGGTTGTCCGTGGACAAAATCTTGTAGCGTACAAAGATCAAAAGTCTTGCAAGGCAGCTCCGGATCAACTTTACAAAGGTGAAGCACCCTTCGATCTTCGTGGTGCTACAATCGCCGTTGCTAGTGATTACACCAAGAAAAAACACGTCTTCCGAGTCAA gtCACAGGGTGGTGCAGACTTCTTGTTCCAAGCTAAAGATGATGCTGAAATGAATGAATGGGTCACGGTATTGAACCAAGCTGCCCAAGGTGCTGCAGGAGCGAGTACATCGAGAGCACATACTCTCCCAGCACCAACTCAAGCTGAAACAAAACGACGCAGCTTTTTTACTCTTAAAAAGAA ctaa